One candidate division KSB1 bacterium DNA segment encodes these proteins:
- a CDS encoding acetyl-CoA carboxylase biotin carboxyl carrier protein subunit, whose amino-acid sequence MKGELNYNGDRVNASLSPTPEGVTLTLDGLIHEFRPVELGQNRWLLCNSHGQLQARVVRDRDRLLVWLAGRAFEFQLTSGDAAAGEESGGGEDEARAPMPGTLIKLLVQPGAAVEQGQVLAIIEAMKMEHQIRAPRAGIVEAVAGELGTIIDAGALVVSLAAEQSAK is encoded by the coding sequence ATGAAGGGTGAGTTGAACTACAACGGAGATCGCGTCAACGCGAGTCTGTCGCCGACGCCGGAGGGTGTCACACTGACGCTGGACGGTTTGATCCACGAATTCAGGCCGGTGGAACTTGGTCAGAATCGTTGGCTGCTGTGCAATTCACACGGCCAGTTGCAGGCGAGAGTGGTCCGCGATCGTGACCGGTTGCTGGTTTGGCTTGCGGGTCGTGCTTTCGAATTCCAGTTGACATCGGGCGATGCCGCGGCCGGTGAGGAGAGTGGCGGCGGGGAGGACGAAGCGCGGGCGCCGATGCCGGGCACGCTCATCAAGTTGCTGGTGCAGCCGGGCGCGGCGGTGGAGCAAGGGCAGGTCCTGGCGATAATCGAGGCGATGAAGATGGAGCATCAGATCAGAGCGCCGCGCGCGGGCATCGTGGAGGCCGTCGCCGGGGAATTGGGAACGATCATCGACGCGGGGGCGCTGGTGGTGTCGCTGGCGGCGGAGCAGTCCGCGAAGTAG
- a CDS encoding sugar phosphate isomerase/epimerase yields MYGSRHIYCGINLVVASLPRISDLGIGIEVLFDDTRDLWPQVRWENLLNVADALADEGIEATVHGPFHGLNLGTADHHVREYSLAALTGGLEAARAFRSPVMVFHTGYLPQYPTRTREQWVERFCENLELLVTRAADLEVRLAMENTYEQDLTLFQEIFARFPTPALGMCLDVAHATCYGRVPAANWALTFADRICHIHCSDNDGKEDTHWELGRGQVDFRRLLAPLAKLGSQATVTFETPLDKGEQSRDYFFNLLETIRKEEPVV; encoded by the coding sequence ATGTACGGATCACGACATATCTACTGCGGTATCAATTTGGTCGTGGCGTCGCTCCCGCGGATTTCGGATTTAGGGATCGGCATCGAGGTGCTGTTTGACGATACTCGCGATCTCTGGCCGCAGGTTCGGTGGGAGAACCTGCTGAACGTGGCGGATGCATTGGCCGATGAAGGCATCGAGGCGACGGTTCACGGTCCGTTTCACGGGCTGAACCTCGGGACGGCGGATCACCACGTGCGGGAGTATTCGTTGGCGGCGTTAACGGGCGGACTGGAAGCGGCGCGGGCGTTTCGTTCGCCGGTGATGGTCTTCCATACGGGCTACTTGCCGCAATATCCGACGCGCACCCGCGAGCAGTGGGTAGAGCGATTCTGCGAGAATCTGGAGCTCCTCGTGACGCGCGCGGCGGACCTCGAGGTCCGCCTGGCGATGGAGAACACCTATGAGCAGGACCTCACGCTGTTTCAGGAGATTTTCGCGCGCTTTCCGACGCCGGCCTTAGGAATGTGTCTGGACGTCGCGCATGCCACGTGTTACGGTCGGGTACCGGCGGCGAACTGGGCGCTGACGTTTGCCGACCGGATCTGCCATATTCATTGTTCGGACAACGACGGCAAGGAAGACACGCACTGGGAGTTGGGGCGGGGGCAGGTGGATTTCCGCCGCTTGCTGGCTCCGTTGGCCAAACTCGGCAGCCAGGCGACGGTCACGTTCGAGACGCCGCTGGACAAAGGCGAGCAGTCACGGGACTATTTTTTTAATTTGCTGGAAACGATCCGCAAGGAAGAGCCCGTCGTATGA
- a CDS encoding MBL fold metallo-hydrolase, with product MFELGPFRLDLIDDGRFELQGDAFTRLGGHGHSGRVAPRVMIGFNTLLIRGRGRTILVDPGTGDKRLADSYRRYHLELPRKVFGALEQLGVGLQDVDTVILTHLHWDHVGAATSVSDAGDVVPTFPKARYVLQHRELAAARAAIVDGDDGYISADFEPLVDAGVLDLLDTDAEIAPGVSVRWVGGHSPGLQIVHVDGGDSGRAVYLSDLIPTNAQLPLHSVSTYDLNHPELLDSKQRVLDEAVGAHDLLLFVHAPRSRAGYVSRDARGAVHLERLQI from the coding sequence ATGTTCGAGCTTGGGCCGTTCCGGCTGGACTTGATCGACGACGGTCGCTTTGAATTGCAGGGCGATGCGTTCACACGGCTGGGCGGTCATGGTCATTCGGGACGGGTCGCGCCGCGGGTGATGATCGGGTTCAACACCCTGTTGATTCGCGGTCGCGGCCGTACGATTCTGGTCGATCCGGGGACCGGCGACAAGCGATTGGCGGACAGCTACCGGCGCTATCACCTGGAGCTGCCGCGCAAGGTGTTCGGCGCATTGGAACAGCTGGGCGTGGGGCTCCAGGATGTTGACACCGTAATTCTGACGCACCTGCATTGGGACCATGTCGGGGCGGCGACGAGCGTGAGCGACGCGGGAGACGTCGTTCCCACGTTTCCGAAAGCCCGGTATGTGTTGCAGCACCGCGAACTCGCCGCGGCCCGCGCGGCGATCGTGGACGGAGACGACGGATATATCTCCGCCGACTTCGAGCCGCTGGTGGATGCCGGGGTCCTGGACCTGTTGGATACCGACGCGGAGATTGCACCGGGCGTCTCGGTGCGCTGGGTGGGCGGGCACAGTCCGGGCCTGCAGATTGTGCATGTGGATGGCGGGGATTCCGGTCGGGCGGTCTATTTGAGTGATCTCATCCCGACCAATGCCCAACTTCCGCTGCACAGCGTCTCCACGTATGATCTCAACCATCCGGAGCTGCTGGATTCGAAGCAGCGCGTGCTGGATGAGGCGGTCGGCGCTCACGACTTGTTACTGTTTGTTCATGCGCCGCGCAGCCGGGCGGGTTATGTTTCGCGGGATGCGCGAGGGGCGGTGCATTTAGAGCGGCTCCAGATTTGA
- a CDS encoding acyl-CoA dehydrogenase, with the protein MHLTEEQKMLREMVRDFAQNRIKPIAAEIDETERFPTEIVAEMAELGLMGIPYPERYGGAGMDYVSYTLAVEEIAKVCGSTALTLAAHISLGCGPIYTFGSEEQKQKYLPALCAGKTCGGFGLTEPQAGSDAGATQSHAEDLGDHYLLNGTKVYCTNGTYSDTFTISAVTDKSRGTRGISCFILEKGFPGFEVGKKEHKLGVRGSDTVMLHFSDVKVPKANLLGNVNEGFKQMLTTLDSGRISIAAMALGLAVGAYEQTLEYVKTRKAFGQRIADFQATQFKLADMYVQIQAARHLVYDSARRKDAGEDYVRESAMAKLFASEVANKVTLQAIQLHGGYGYVREYPVERMFRDAKLTEIGEGTSEIQRLVIARSLIGK; encoded by the coding sequence ATGCACCTGACCGAAGAACAAAAAATGCTTCGCGAGATGGTTCGGGACTTTGCCCAGAACCGGATCAAGCCGATCGCCGCGGAGATCGACGAGACAGAACGATTTCCGACGGAGATCGTGGCCGAGATGGCCGAGCTCGGATTGATGGGGATTCCCTACCCGGAGCGCTACGGCGGCGCGGGGATGGACTATGTTTCATATACCTTGGCCGTGGAAGAGATTGCGAAGGTCTGCGGCAGCACGGCGCTGACGCTGGCGGCCCACATTTCCCTTGGCTGCGGTCCGATTTACACGTTTGGCAGCGAGGAGCAGAAGCAGAAGTATCTGCCGGCGCTTTGCGCGGGGAAGACGTGCGGGGGATTTGGGCTGACCGAACCGCAGGCGGGCAGCGACGCGGGCGCGACGCAATCGCACGCGGAGGACCTGGGGGATCACTATCTGCTGAACGGGACGAAGGTTTACTGCACGAACGGTACGTATTCCGACACGTTTACGATCAGCGCGGTGACGGACAAGTCACGCGGGACGCGCGGGATCAGTTGCTTCATTCTGGAAAAGGGTTTTCCGGGATTTGAGGTCGGCAAGAAGGAGCACAAGCTGGGCGTGCGGGGCTCGGACACGGTCATGCTGCATTTCAGCGATGTGAAGGTGCCGAAGGCGAATCTGCTCGGGAACGTCAACGAGGGTTTCAAGCAGATGTTGACGACGCTGGATTCCGGGCGCATTTCGATTGCGGCGATGGCGTTGGGCTTGGCCGTGGGCGCGTACGAGCAGACGCTGGAATATGTCAAGACGCGCAAGGCATTTGGACAGCGAATCGCGGATTTTCAGGCGACGCAGTTCAAGCTGGCGGATATGTATGTCCAGATTCAAGCGGCGCGTCATCTCGTATATGATTCGGCGCGGCGGAAGGACGCCGGCGAGGATTACGTTCGCGAGTCGGCGATGGCCAAGTTGTTTGCCAGCGAAGTCGCCAACAAAGTTACGTTGCAGGCGATTCAGTTGCACGGTGGCTACGGCTATGTCCGCGAGTATCCGGTGGAGCGGATGTTCCGCGACGCCAAGTTGACGGAGATTGGTGAGGGGACGTCGGAAATTCAGCGCCTCGTCATCGCGCGTTCGCTCATCGGCAAGTAG